One stretch of Caldinitratiruptor microaerophilus DNA includes these proteins:
- the secA gene encoding preprotein translocase subunit SecA, which produces MFATLKKLIVGDVSEKTVRRHMQTVARINALEPEFERLTDAQLAHKTVEFRQRLESGESLDDLLPEAFAAVREAAKRTLGQRHFDVQLVGGMVLHEGNVAEMKTGEGKTLVATLPAYLNALPGQGVHVVTVNDYLARRDAEWMGQIYKFLGLRVGLIVHGLNPAQRRESYQADITYGTNNEFGFDYLRDNMAISLNDLVQRPLNYAIVDEADSILIDEARTPLIISGPAEKPTELYYTFAKLVTRLQRDVDYTVDEKERRVAPTEEGIAKVEKMLNVKNLVDENAELYHYFLNALKAKELFHRDRDYVVKDGQVIIVDEFTGRLMFGRRWSDGLHQAVEAKEGVKIERETLTLATITIQNYFRMYRKLAGMTGTAKTEEQEFRQIYGMDVIVVPTNKPMIRKDLPDVVYKTVRAKFNAVVEEIVERHKTGQPVLVGTVSIEKSEMLSEMLKRRGIPHQVLNAKYHEKEAEIVAQAGRFGAVTIATNMAGRGTDILLGGNPAFMARDRLRREGYDAGLIARATEGLPSDDPEIRKLQELYRSYYEEFKKQCDAEAEKVKAAGGLHIIGTERHEARRIDNQLRGRAGRQGDPGSSRFYVALEDDLMRLFGGEMVASLMEKLGLEEDVPIDHPMVSRAIENAQKKVEARNFEIRKHVLQYDQVLNEQRDLIYKQRRQVLRGENLRESALDAIHKVCERLVQHYGPETHPEEWDPQPLIDAAHEAFFPAGVLKPEDLRGLRKPELAERLKAVAEELYAAKEARIGPELMRELERAVFLRTVDEKWIEHLTAMDDLREGIGLRAYAQRDPLIEYKLEGMDMFNAMIESIQETVAQHLFRLEIVRQEVHPAPSVAPGGAPGAVPGAGGVATGAPGEAAGPGLPAGGRPGRPVALPPALEFKRRVTFESGPGAEARPQAPARAAKAVGRNDPCPCGSGKKYKKCCGRTAAQGA; this is translated from the coding sequence ATGTTCGCCACCCTGAAGAAGCTCATCGTGGGGGACGTGAGCGAGAAGACCGTCCGGCGGCACATGCAGACGGTCGCCCGGATCAACGCCCTGGAGCCGGAGTTCGAGCGGCTCACGGACGCCCAGCTGGCGCACAAGACCGTCGAGTTCCGCCAGCGCCTGGAGAGCGGCGAGAGCCTGGACGACCTCCTCCCCGAGGCGTTCGCCGCCGTCCGGGAGGCCGCCAAGCGGACGCTCGGGCAGCGCCACTTCGACGTGCAGCTCGTCGGCGGCATGGTGCTCCACGAGGGCAACGTCGCCGAGATGAAGACCGGCGAGGGCAAGACGCTGGTGGCCACGCTGCCGGCGTACCTCAACGCGCTCCCGGGCCAGGGCGTGCACGTCGTCACCGTGAACGACTACCTGGCCCGCCGCGACGCCGAGTGGATGGGTCAGATCTACAAGTTCCTGGGCCTCAGGGTCGGGCTGATCGTCCACGGGCTCAACCCCGCCCAGCGGCGGGAGTCGTACCAGGCCGACATCACCTACGGCACGAACAACGAGTTCGGCTTCGACTACCTGCGCGACAACATGGCGATCAGCCTGAACGACCTCGTGCAGCGGCCGCTGAACTACGCGATCGTCGACGAGGCGGACTCCATCCTGATCGACGAGGCGCGCACCCCCCTCATCATCTCGGGCCCGGCGGAGAAGCCGACCGAGCTGTATTACACCTTCGCCAAGCTCGTCACGAGGCTGCAGCGGGACGTCGACTACACTGTCGACGAGAAGGAGCGCCGGGTGGCGCCCACGGAAGAGGGCATCGCCAAGGTCGAGAAGATGCTCAACGTGAAGAACCTCGTCGACGAGAACGCCGAACTCTACCACTACTTCCTGAACGCCCTGAAGGCGAAGGAGCTGTTCCACCGCGACCGGGACTACGTCGTCAAGGACGGGCAGGTCATCATCGTCGACGAGTTCACCGGCCGCCTGATGTTCGGCCGGCGCTGGTCGGACGGCCTGCACCAGGCGGTGGAGGCCAAGGAAGGGGTCAAGATCGAGCGGGAGACCCTGACCCTGGCCACGATCACGATCCAGAACTACTTCCGCATGTACCGGAAGCTGGCCGGCATGACCGGCACGGCGAAGACGGAGGAGCAGGAGTTCCGGCAGATCTACGGCATGGACGTCATCGTCGTGCCGACCAACAAGCCGATGATCCGCAAGGACCTGCCGGACGTCGTGTACAAGACCGTCCGGGCGAAGTTCAACGCCGTGGTGGAGGAGATCGTCGAGCGGCACAAGACCGGCCAGCCCGTCCTGGTGGGCACGGTGTCCATCGAGAAGTCGGAGATGCTCTCCGAGATGCTCAAGCGCCGGGGCATCCCCCACCAGGTGCTGAACGCCAAGTACCACGAGAAGGAAGCCGAGATCGTGGCCCAGGCCGGGCGGTTCGGGGCCGTGACGATCGCCACGAACATGGCCGGCCGCGGCACGGACATCCTCCTCGGCGGCAACCCGGCGTTCATGGCCCGGGACCGGCTGCGGCGCGAGGGATACGACGCGGGGCTGATCGCCCGGGCGACGGAGGGTCTACCTTCCGACGACCCTGAGATCCGCAAGCTCCAGGAGCTCTACCGCAGCTACTACGAGGAGTTCAAGAAGCAGTGCGACGCCGAGGCCGAGAAGGTGAAGGCCGCCGGCGGGCTGCACATCATCGGCACGGAGCGGCACGAAGCGCGGCGGATCGACAATCAGCTGCGCGGCCGGGCGGGCCGCCAGGGGGACCCCGGGTCGAGCCGCTTCTACGTGGCCCTGGAGGACGACCTCATGCGCCTCTTCGGCGGCGAGATGGTCGCCAGCCTCATGGAGAAGCTCGGCCTGGAGGAGGACGTGCCGATCGACCACCCGATGGTCTCCCGGGCCATCGAGAACGCGCAGAAGAAGGTGGAGGCGCGGAACTTCGAGATCCGCAAGCACGTGCTCCAGTACGACCAGGTCCTCAACGAGCAGCGCGACCTCATCTACAAGCAGCGCCGGCAGGTGCTGCGGGGGGAGAACCTGCGGGAGTCCGCGCTCGACGCGATCCACAAGGTGTGCGAGCGCCTGGTGCAGCACTACGGGCCCGAGACGCACCCGGAGGAATGGGACCCCCAGCCGCTCATCGACGCCGCCCACGAGGCCTTCTTCCCGGCGGGCGTGCTGAAGCCGGAGGACCTCCGCGGCCTGCGCAAGCCGGAGCTGGCGGAGCGGCTCAAGGCCGTGGCCGAGGAGCTGTACGCCGCCAAGGAGGCCCGCATCGGGCCCGAGCTCATGCGGGAGCTGGAGCGGGCGGTGTTCCTGCGGACGGTCGACGAGAAGTGGATCGAGCACCTCACCGCCATGGACGACCTCCGCGAGGGCATCGGCCTGCGGGCGTACGCGCAGCGCGATCCGCTCATCGAGTACAAGCTCGAGGGCATGGACATGTTCAACGCCATGATCGAGTCCATCCAGGAGACGGTGGCGCAGCACCTGTTCCGGCTGGAGATCGTGCGGCAGGAGGTCCACCCCGCGCCTTCCGTGGCGCCGGGCGGCGCGCCGGGAGCCGTACCCGGCGCCGGCGGCGTTGCCACGGGGGCTCCTGGAGAGGCTGCCGGGCCCGGGCTGCCGGCCGGAGGCCGGCCGGGCCGGCCCGTGGCGTTGCCGCCGGCCCTCGAGTTCAAGCGGCGGGTCACGTTCGAGTCGGGGCCCGGCGCGGAGGCCCGGCCGCAGGCGCCGGCGCGGGCGGCCAAGGCGGTCGGCCGCAACGACCCCTGCCCGTGCGGGAGCGGGAAGAAGTACAAGAAGTGCTGCGGGCGCACCGCCGCCCAGGGGGCGTGA
- a CDS encoding energy-coupling factor ABC transporter ATP-binding protein — protein sequence MTDVVRVCELHHVYPGGGEVTLSGQDFVVGPGERVAILGPNGSGKTTLLLHMVGLLTATSCQHCTVLGLDPKRDFGQLIRRVGVVLQHVDEQIIGPTVWDDVAFGPKSHGLPPAEVRARAEEALDLVGIRHLAGRVPHYLSGGERKKVAIAGALAMRPELLILDEPFDNLDPRSRADLIEILNRLNRERGMALVVTTHDVNLVPRIADVVYVFSRGRILARGTPLEVFRRPELLSEANLEPPALIQLFAALERRGVPVSPPASVEDAAEQIWRLLGRSGQGDHSDGPPPALPRARVAGQGG from the coding sequence GTGACCGACGTGGTCCGCGTCTGCGAACTCCACCACGTGTACCCCGGCGGGGGCGAGGTCACCCTCTCCGGTCAGGACTTCGTCGTGGGTCCGGGGGAACGGGTGGCCATCCTGGGGCCCAACGGGTCGGGGAAAACGACGCTCCTCCTCCACATGGTCGGCCTCCTCACCGCGACCTCGTGCCAGCACTGCACGGTGCTGGGGCTGGACCCCAAGCGCGATTTCGGGCAGCTCATCCGGCGGGTGGGGGTGGTGCTGCAGCACGTCGACGAGCAGATCATCGGCCCCACCGTCTGGGACGACGTCGCCTTCGGCCCCAAGAGCCACGGCCTGCCCCCCGCCGAGGTGCGGGCCCGCGCCGAGGAGGCGCTCGACCTGGTCGGCATCCGGCACCTCGCCGGCCGGGTCCCGCACTACCTGAGCGGCGGCGAGCGCAAGAAGGTCGCCATCGCAGGAGCGCTGGCGATGCGCCCCGAACTCCTCATCCTCGACGAGCCCTTCGACAATCTCGATCCCCGCTCCCGGGCGGACCTCATCGAGATCCTCAACCGTCTCAACCGTGAGCGGGGCATGGCGCTGGTGGTGACGACGCACGACGTCAACCTGGTGCCCCGCATCGCCGACGTGGTGTACGTGTTCAGCCGCGGCCGGATCCTGGCACGGGGGACACCGCTGGAGGTGTTCCGCCGGCCCGAGCTGCTGAGCGAGGCAAACCTCGAGCCGCCCGCGCTGATCCAGCTCTTCGCGGCGCTCGAGCGCCGGGGCGTGCCCGTGTCGCCCCCGGCGAGCGTCGAGGACGCGGCCGAGCAGATCTGGCGCCTCCTGGGCAGGAGCGGGCAGGGAGATCACAGCGATGGCCCGCCGCCGGCCTTGCCCCGCGCGCGGGTCGCGGGCCAGGGGGGATAG
- a CDS encoding pyrroline-5-carboxylate reductase dimerization domain-containing protein encodes MDVGFIGTGSMGSLLIRSLVRYGALRPGAVWAANRTPAKLERLASEVPGVHPAPAREVVRRCPLVFLCVKPGETGAALEEVGDDLTPDHLLVILSNMLPLEAVEARTAARVAKVIPSLAHQVGGGVALIMYGNRVRPADRQRLERLLAPIARPLVIREHQGRTAADITSCGPAFLACVLQAMARAAAEAQPDLPLPVAEALVRETALATARLLAEDGMTFDEVIARISVPGGITAEAVRLLAEQVPAAWEAVFRTTREVEEEKRRRLRL; translated from the coding sequence ATGGATGTCGGCTTCATCGGCACCGGCAGCATGGGCAGCCTTCTCATCCGCTCGCTCGTCCGCTACGGCGCGCTCCGCCCCGGCGCGGTGTGGGCGGCCAACCGGACCCCGGCCAAGCTCGAGCGCCTGGCGAGCGAGGTCCCGGGCGTCCACCCGGCGCCGGCCCGCGAGGTGGTCCGGCGCTGCCCGCTCGTGTTCCTGTGCGTCAAGCCGGGCGAGACCGGTGCGGCGCTCGAGGAGGTCGGGGACGACCTCACCCCGGACCACCTCCTCGTGATCCTGAGCAACATGCTCCCCCTCGAGGCGGTCGAGGCGCGCACCGCCGCCCGGGTCGCCAAGGTGATCCCTTCCCTCGCCCACCAGGTGGGCGGGGGCGTCGCGCTGATCATGTACGGGAACCGGGTGCGCCCTGCCGACCGGCAGCGCCTGGAGCGGCTCCTCGCCCCCATCGCCCGGCCCCTCGTCATCCGGGAGCACCAGGGCCGGACAGCGGCCGACATCACCTCGTGCGGCCCCGCCTTCCTGGCCTGCGTCCTGCAGGCGATGGCCCGGGCCGCTGCCGAGGCCCAGCCCGACCTCCCCCTGCCGGTGGCGGAGGCCCTGGTCCGCGAGACCGCCCTGGCCACGGCCCGCCTCCTGGCCGAGGACGGCATGACCTTCGACGAGGTGATCGCCCGCATCTCCGTGCCGGGCGGCATCACCGCCGAGGCCGTCCGGCTCCTCGCCGAGCAGGTCCCGGCTGCCTGGGAGGCGGTGTTCCGCACGACCCGGGAGGTCGAGGAGGAGAAGCGCCGGCGGCTGCGGCTGTGA
- a CDS encoding DUF5693 family protein — protein sequence MAAVLLLARQPGPGPAVELAVDLGAVRRFAAIRNLDPGRILDRFREAGATSALVGEKTLYDLLQQGQAGYPPAFRVSVQVIGGGEAAARARLDPAFALPPEEVRADETYVFVRDNPELAAWLESALRARLGAERVRRTAARGDPSLAVLAVQAPIGDPDRPWASALLVMPLGHLPADADLVRRHGLAVAYGVGNPFPSLVRAPLRPADPAAPASALEPGRPVYPEGAEVPGYPGRAVEFGAALAGRGAILAVPVGAALPVGPGGTLAAAPGGPLGLRDLAGTPGLSAVRAHRTVHGEGPADWLRLAAQDGVRLFVFGLWPESAEPEADLARQTAALRSLRAALPRAGLRPGVLGPGQGHGRPGDPRAAGTAGGVLLALAGAGAAASFVHLLLRFWTPGPDHGVAAYAAVTAAALGVVAWGTWLAAAGPPDARELAARLPLVTWPALGVMGAASLGLDAQVKTAALVARQGARAFDPGPLGDRIVLGQMLLRLVPYAAAGGLAARALAGSLPEPVARPGAGLALLPVILYLVHWAWLRGPRAVRDLARAGDRPVRAGPLLVLAAAVALAGVVALDALLTAQRSAEAARLADTAPPPTAPGAPVTPEPVPSPPGVAGAFGLWAPRPVEVLLAYPALGAAGWLLRRGRSRPGLWAVALGGLAAGTLATALAGPWSPLGREALREAAGLVLGTAAGLAVQDALRRRAGADRRRAAT from the coding sequence GTGGCGGCGGTCCTCCTGCTGGCACGGCAGCCCGGTCCCGGCCCGGCGGTCGAGCTGGCCGTCGACCTGGGGGCGGTCCGCCGCTTCGCGGCCATCCGGAACCTCGACCCGGGGCGGATCCTCGATCGCTTCCGGGAGGCCGGCGCGACCTCGGCCCTGGTGGGGGAGAAGACCCTGTACGACCTCCTCCAGCAGGGCCAGGCCGGTTATCCCCCGGCCTTCCGGGTGAGCGTCCAGGTGATCGGCGGCGGGGAGGCCGCGGCGCGAGCACGGCTCGACCCCGCCTTCGCGCTGCCGCCGGAAGAGGTCCGGGCGGACGAGACCTACGTTTTCGTCCGGGACAATCCGGAGCTGGCGGCCTGGCTCGAGTCCGCCCTCCGCGCGCGGCTCGGGGCGGAGCGCGTCCGCCGCACGGCCGCCCGGGGCGACCCGTCTCTCGCCGTCCTGGCCGTGCAGGCGCCGATCGGCGACCCGGACCGGCCGTGGGCGTCGGCGCTCCTCGTGATGCCCCTCGGGCACCTGCCCGCCGACGCCGACCTGGTCCGGCGCCACGGCCTGGCGGTCGCCTACGGGGTCGGAAACCCGTTCCCGAGCCTCGTCCGCGCCCCGCTGCGCCCGGCCGACCCGGCCGCGCCCGCATCGGCGCTGGAGCCGGGACGGCCCGTGTACCCGGAGGGTGCCGAGGTTCCCGGCTACCCCGGCCGGGCAGTCGAATTCGGCGCGGCCCTGGCCGGCCGCGGCGCGATCCTGGCGGTGCCGGTGGGCGCCGCGCTGCCGGTCGGACCCGGGGGCACGCTCGCCGCGGCTCCCGGCGGGCCGCTCGGGCTGCGTGACCTCGCTGGCACCCCGGGGCTCTCCGCCGTGCGGGCGCACCGCACCGTGCACGGTGAAGGCCCCGCGGACTGGCTGCGGCTGGCGGCCCAGGACGGGGTGCGGCTGTTCGTCTTCGGCCTCTGGCCCGAGTCAGCCGAGCCGGAAGCGGATCTGGCGCGCCAGACGGCGGCGCTGCGGTCCCTGCGCGCCGCGCTTCCCCGCGCGGGCCTACGGCCGGGGGTGCTGGGCCCCGGGCAGGGCCACGGGAGGCCGGGAGACCCGCGGGCGGCCGGGACTGCCGGCGGGGTCCTCCTGGCGCTGGCCGGGGCGGGGGCCGCGGCCTCCTTCGTACATCTTCTCCTGCGCTTCTGGACGCCGGGGCCGGACCACGGCGTGGCGGCCTACGCGGCGGTGACCGCGGCGGCCCTCGGTGTGGTGGCGTGGGGCACCTGGCTGGCCGCGGCCGGCCCCCCGGATGCCCGGGAACTCGCGGCGCGCCTTCCGCTCGTCACCTGGCCGGCCCTCGGGGTGATGGGGGCCGCGTCGCTGGGGCTCGACGCCCAGGTGAAGACCGCGGCCCTGGTCGCGCGCCAGGGCGCCCGGGCGTTCGACCCGGGGCCGCTGGGGGACCGGATCGTCCTCGGGCAGATGCTCCTGCGGCTCGTGCCGTACGCCGCCGCCGGGGGCCTGGCGGCGCGGGCGCTGGCGGGCAGCCTCCCGGAGCCTGTCGCCCGCCCCGGGGCCGGGCTCGCGCTCCTGCCGGTCATCCTCTACCTGGTGCACTGGGCGTGGCTGCGGGGACCGCGGGCGGTGCGGGACCTGGCCCGGGCCGGCGACCGCCCGGTCCGGGCCGGCCCCCTCCTCGTGCTCGCCGCAGCGGTAGCGCTGGCGGGGGTGGTGGCGCTGGACGCGCTCCTGACGGCCCAGCGCTCGGCGGAGGCAGCCCGGCTGGCCGACACGGCCCCGCCGCCCACCGCTCCCGGGGCGCCGGTGACCCCGGAGCCGGTGCCCTCGCCCCCGGGCGTGGCGGGCGCGTTCGGCCTGTGGGCTCCCCGACCGGTGGAGGTCCTTCTCGCCTACCCGGCGCTGGGCGCGGCGGGGTGGCTCTTGCGGCGCGGCCGCAGCCGGCCCGGGCTCTGGGCAGTCGCCTTGGGCGGGCTGGCGGCTGGCACGCTGGCGACGGCCCTCGCCGGGCCGTGGTCGCCGCTCGGGCGCGAGGCCCTGCGGGAGGCAGCGGGTCTGGTGCTGGGGACGGCGGCCGGGCTGGCGGTGCAGGATGCCCTGCGCCGGCGGGCAGGGGCGGACCGCCGGAGGGCGGCGACATGA
- a CDS encoding energy-coupling factor transporter transmembrane component T family protein — MHHLDFLDRAAALGHSPLHRASALSKLVLVAAVIGAMLSGAAPSFYVAAMALLLGLVWVARLPLKEFLELLAYPVVFAGVFAVSGLVPAGEARWVVVARSATVALAVLLLFATTFYGDVFAALRLFMPGVLGDVLLLTYRSFFILAREVQRTLTAIRLKGAGRGLALAHHVRTVGAVMGLAAVHALEMAERVHRILALRGYRGVIPAGRAWWRPTPDDWLPILAAAAVVALAAALR; from the coding sequence GTGCACCACCTCGACTTCCTCGACCGGGCCGCGGCCCTGGGCCACAGCCCCCTGCACCGGGCGTCCGCACTGTCCAAGCTCGTCCTCGTGGCTGCCGTGATCGGCGCGATGCTCAGCGGGGCGGCGCCTTCCTTTTATGTTGCGGCGATGGCGCTCCTCCTCGGGCTGGTGTGGGTCGCCAGGCTGCCCTTGAAGGAGTTCCTGGAGCTCCTCGCCTACCCCGTGGTCTTCGCCGGCGTCTTCGCGGTGAGCGGCCTCGTGCCGGCCGGCGAAGCCCGGTGGGTGGTCGTCGCCCGCTCGGCGACCGTGGCGCTGGCCGTGCTCCTCCTGTTCGCCACGACGTTCTACGGGGACGTCTTCGCCGCGCTGCGCCTGTTCATGCCGGGGGTGCTGGGAGACGTGCTGCTCCTCACGTACCGGTCGTTCTTCATCCTCGCCCGGGAAGTGCAGCGCACCCTGACGGCGATCCGCCTCAAGGGCGCCGGCCGCGGCCTCGCCCTGGCCCACCACGTGCGCACCGTGGGCGCCGTGATGGGGCTCGCCGCCGTCCACGCCCTGGAGATGGCCGAGCGCGTGCACCGGATCCTGGCCCTGCGGGGCTACCGGGGCGTCATCCCGGCCGGGCGGGCCTGGTGGCGGCCCACCCCCGACGACTGGCTGCCGATCCTGGCGGCGGCGGCCGTCGTCGCGCTGGCGGCCGCCTTGCGGTAA
- a CDS encoding Fur family transcriptional regulator, protein MEPGDLERQGLRLTRQRRELLEVLRRSPGMLTAEELHRRVAQRQPAVSLSTIYRNLDILTEAGLVCKVEIGDGFARYELRRTEGHHHHLVCVRCGRSESIHCPVTGIEELFGRRGFQVTGHRFVVYGYCPACRDSAGTGPASDGPPGTRAPDRDG, encoded by the coding sequence GTGGAACCCGGGGACCTCGAGCGGCAGGGACTCCGCCTGACCCGCCAGCGGCGGGAGCTTCTCGAAGTCCTGCGGCGGAGCCCCGGCATGCTGACCGCCGAGGAGCTGCACCGGCGGGTGGCCCAGCGCCAGCCCGCGGTGAGCCTCTCCACCATCTACCGCAACCTGGACATCCTCACCGAGGCCGGGCTGGTGTGCAAGGTCGAGATCGGCGACGGGTTCGCCCGGTACGAACTGCGCCGCACCGAGGGCCACCACCACCACCTCGTCTGCGTCCGCTGCGGGCGGTCGGAAAGCATCCACTGCCCGGTGACCGGCATCGAGGAGCTCTTTGGCCGCCGGGGGTTCCAGGTGACCGGCCACCGCTTCGTCGTCTACGGGTACTGTCCGGCCTGCCGGGATTCGGCCGGTACCGGGCCGGCCTCGGACGGGCCTCCCGGTACCCGGGCACCGGACCGGGACGGCTGA
- a CDS encoding energy-coupling factor ABC transporter permease, with protein sequence MTHLEIPDGVIPWPYLLLGFVVTGLIVLWASRQVPRAEAAARVPRVAALAALMVLGQSVPLGFIPFHLNLTVLAGILLGPALGVLAAVTVNIVLALMGHGGVTVIGLNSLVLVTETVLGSVAFTGLRRRLAPGLAAAAAAGVTLALSLALILGVARLAGAQPWQVIHVEEAGEEHGEATPEPAAGEPGQSIRTFLAATVPVFLIGAGIESAVTGAVTGYIARVRPDLLGLPGLR encoded by the coding sequence GTGACCCACCTCGAGATCCCGGACGGTGTGATCCCCTGGCCGTACCTGCTTCTGGGATTCGTGGTGACCGGCCTGATCGTGCTTTGGGCCAGCAGGCAGGTACCGAGGGCCGAAGCTGCGGCGCGGGTGCCCCGCGTCGCGGCGCTGGCCGCTCTCATGGTCCTCGGCCAGTCGGTCCCGCTGGGCTTCATCCCCTTTCACCTCAACCTGACCGTGCTGGCGGGCATCCTCCTCGGCCCCGCGCTGGGAGTGCTGGCGGCGGTAACGGTCAACATCGTGCTGGCCCTCATGGGGCATGGCGGCGTGACCGTGATCGGCCTGAACAGCCTGGTGCTGGTGACGGAGACGGTGCTGGGCAGCGTGGCGTTCACGGGGCTCCGGCGGCGGTTGGCGCCCGGGTTGGCGGCCGCCGCGGCTGCCGGCGTCACCCTTGCGCTGTCCCTGGCCCTCATCCTCGGTGTGGCACGTCTGGCCGGCGCCCAGCCCTGGCAGGTCATTCACGTGGAAGAGGCCGGCGAAGAGCACGGGGAGGCAACTCCGGAACCGGCGGCCGGGGAGCCCGGGCAGAGCATCCGGACCTTCCTGGCGGCGACCGTGCCCGTGTTCCTGATCGGGGCGGGGATCGAGTCGGCCGTCACCGGGGCCGTGACCGGCTACATCGCCCGGGTGCGGCCGGATCTTCTCGGCCTCCCGGGCCTCCGGTAG
- the prfB gene encoding peptide chain release factor 2 (programmed frameshift), giving the protein MLEDIARRAERIKARLAELRGSLDWDGRQRRIGELEARSARPDFWDDPAQAQKVLKELGSLREPLERWEALSRRAEDLEVMVELAEEAADPELGQEAAREASALEEDVRKFELERLLTGRYDDHNAILTLHAGAGGTEAQDWTEMLLRMYTRWAEARGYKVEILDTLPGEEAGLKSATVAIRGPHAYGFLRPEMGVHRLVRISPFDAAARRHTSFAAVEVTPEVEDDGEVEIRPEDLRIDTFRSSGAGGQHVNKTESAVRITHLPTGIVVSCQQERSQIQNREVAMRMLRSRLAQLKLEQMERELGQLKGPKMEIEWGSQIRSYVFQPYTLVKDHRTGYEVGNIQAVMDGEIDGFIYAYLQKRAAGELVR; this is encoded by the exons ATGCTGGAAGACATCGCCCGCCGCGCCGAGCGCATCAAGGCCCGTCTGGCCGAACTCAGGGGGTCTCTT GACTGGGACGGCCGGCAGCGGCGGATCGGGGAACTCGAAGCCCGGAGCGCCCGTCCGGATTTCTGGGATGACCCGGCGCAGGCGCAGAAGGTCCTGAAGGAACTGGGCAGCCTGCGGGAGCCGCTGGAGCGCTGGGAGGCCCTCAGCCGGCGCGCGGAGGACCTGGAGGTCATGGTGGAGCTGGCCGAGGAGGCCGCGGACCCGGAACTCGGCCAGGAGGCCGCCCGGGAAGCGTCGGCGCTGGAGGAGGACGTCCGCAAGTTCGAGCTGGAGCGGCTCCTCACCGGCCGCTATGACGACCACAACGCGATCCTGACCCTGCACGCCGGCGCGGGCGGCACGGAGGCGCAGGACTGGACCGAGATGCTCCTCCGGATGTACACCCGCTGGGCCGAGGCCCGGGGGTACAAGGTCGAGATCCTCGACACCCTGCCGGGCGAGGAGGCGGGGCTCAAGAGCGCGACCGTCGCCATCCGTGGCCCTCACGCCTACGGCTTCCTGCGCCCCGAGATGGGCGTGCACCGCCTCGTCCGGATCTCCCCGTTCGACGCGGCGGCCCGCCGGCACACGAGCTTCGCGGCCGTGGAAGTGACTCCGGAGGTCGAGGACGACGGCGAGGTCGAGATCCGGCCGGAGGACCTGCGGATCGACACGTTCCGCTCCAGCGGCGCCGGCGGCCAGCACGTGAACAAGACGGAGTCGGCGGTCCGCATCACCCACCTGCCCACGGGGATCGTGGTCTCCTGCCAGCAGGAGCGGTCCCAGATCCAGAACCGCGAGGTGGCCATGCGCATGCTCCGCTCCCGTCTGGCGCAGCTCAAGCTGGAGCAGATGGAGCGGGAACTGGGCCAGCTGAAGGGCCCGAAGATGGAGATCGAGTGGGGCAGCCAGATCCGGTCTTACGTGTTCCAGCCGTACACGCTCGTCAAGGACCACCGCACCGGGTACGAGGTCGGCAACATCCAGGCCGTCATGGACGGCGAGATCGACGGGTTCATCTACGCCTACCTTCAGAAGCGGGCGGCGGGCGAGCTGGTCCGGTAG
- a CDS encoding nucleotidyltransferase family protein: protein MGYAAVVLAAGSATRMGRPKQLEPVGGRPLVRWAVEAALAAGLGPVVVVTGAAAEAVAAAVADLPVRTVHNPDHPAGMGRSVAAGVAALGPEVRAAVVLLGDQPLVPPELLGALVRAHDPPGATIVRPGYPSGRLAPPALFDRRHFPELAALTGDRGASAVIARHPDCTRVVPWPDDLPLLDVDTPEDLETVRRYVSDVGFTSSW from the coding sequence ATGGGCTACGCCGCCGTCGTCCTGGCCGCCGGCTCCGCCACCCGGATGGGCCGGCCCAAGCAGCTGGAGCCCGTCGGGGGCCGCCCCCTCGTGCGCTGGGCGGTGGAGGCGGCGCTCGCCGCCGGCCTGGGCCCGGTCGTGGTCGTCACCGGGGCGGCGGCGGAGGCCGTCGCCGCGGCGGTTGCGGACCTGCCCGTCCGCACGGTGCACAATCCCGACCACCCGGCCGGCATGGGCAGGTCGGTGGCCGCCGGGGTGGCGGCGCTCGGGCCGGAGGTGCGGGCGGCCGTCGTCCTGCTGGGCGACCAGCCCCTGGTCCCGCCGGAGCTGCTCGGGGCGCTCGTGCGCGCCCACGACCCGCCCGGGGCGACCATCGTCCGGCCGGGCTACCCCTCCGGCCGGCTGGCGCCCCCGGCGCTCTTCGACCGGCGCCACTTCCCCGAGCTGGCCGCCCTCACCGGCGACCGGGGGGCATCGGCGGTGATCGCCCGTCACCCGGACTGCACCCGGGTGGTCCCCTGGCCCGACGACCTCCCCCTCCTCGACGTGGACACACCCGAGGATCTGGAAACCGTTCGGAGGTACGTGAGCGACGTTGGATTCACCTCGTCCTGGTGA